One window of the Cryptomeria japonica chromosome 7, Sugi_1.0, whole genome shotgun sequence genome contains the following:
- the LOC131040291 gene encoding glutaredoxin-C5, protein MQGLHYRQVAAETNRLAGLQLRNQAERFESGAEAVERLAAENAVLIFSVTSCCMCHVVKRLLCSLGVNPVVIELDEEDEGLSRDILKVLASMVGGGGGEKVSPSAALPAVFVGGKLLGGLDRLMAAHISGDLVPSLKEAGALWL, encoded by the coding sequence ATGCAAGGGTTGCATTACAGGCAGGTTGCGGCGGAGACGAATCGGCTGGCGGGGCTTCAGCTGAGAAATCAGGCAGAGAGATTTGAGAGCGGCGCTGAGGCGGTGGAACGTTTGGCGGCGGAAAATGCAGTGCTCATCTTTAGCGTTACGTCGTGTTGCATGTGTCACGTCGTAAAGCGGCTGCTTTGCAGTTTGGGCGTAAATCCGGTGGTTATTGAGCTTGACGAGGAGGATGAAGGGCTGAGCAGAGATATTCTCAAGGTTTTGGCTTCCATGGTGGGCGGTGGCGGCGGAGAAAAGGTGTCGCCGTCGGCGGCTCTGCCGGCTGTGTTTGTTGGAGGAAAGCTGCTCGGCGGCCTTGATCGACTTATGGCGGCGCATATTAGCGGCGATCTTGTTCCCAGCCTTAAGGAAGCTGGGGCCTTGTGGCTCTGA
- the LOC131040285 gene encoding glutaredoxin-C5, which yields MQGLHYRRGAAETKRRAGLQLRNPAERFESGAEAVERLAAENAVLIFSVTSCCMCHVVKRLLCSLGVNSVVCELDEVEEGLSGDIRRALASMVGGGGSGGEKMSAAAALPAVFVGGKLLGGLDRLMAAHISGELVPSLKEAGALWL from the coding sequence ATGCAAGGATTGCATTACAGGCGGGGAGCGGCGGAAACAAAGCGGCGGGCGGGGCTGCAGCTGAGAAATCCGGCGGAGAGGTTTGAGAGCGGCGCTGAAGCGGTGGAGAGGCTGGCGGCGGAAAATGCAGTGCTTATCTTTAGCGTTACGTCGTGTTGCATGTGTCATGTCGTAAAGCGGCTGCTTTGCAGTTTGGGCGTTAATTCGGTGGTTTGTGAGCTCGACGAGGTGGAGGAAGGGCTGAGCGGAGATATTCGCAGGGCTTTGGCTTCCATGGTGGGCGGTGGCGGCAGCGGTGGAGAAAAAATGTCGGCGGCGGCGGCTCTGCCTGCTGTTTTTGTCGGCGGGAAGTTGCTTGGGGGTCTTGATCGGCTTATGGCGGCGCATATTAGCGGGGAACTTGTGCCCAGCCTTAAGGAAGCAGGGGCCCTGTGGCTCTGA